From the Chitinolyticbacter meiyuanensis genome, one window contains:
- a CDS encoding DUF4124 domain-containing protein, with protein sequence MKRITLLLSLVLLQPAAYAAVYKCTVDGKVAFQATPCTSGQGSALDIKPMSSSNAATRQCQGKEIRIHFSDMPLQTTLKVLADYSGNRLELAPTIGGNGAFHYDCVPWDTVLKDIADKYRLQVTVGNGTIRAMPR encoded by the coding sequence ATGAAACGCATAACACTTCTGTTGTCGCTGGTACTGCTCCAGCCCGCAGCATATGCCGCTGTCTACAAATGCACAGTCGATGGAAAAGTGGCATTCCAGGCCACGCCCTGCACCAGCGGCCAAGGCAGCGCATTGGATATCAAGCCAATGTCTTCGAGCAACGCCGCCACGCGACAATGCCAGGGCAAGGAAATCCGCATCCACTTTTCCGATATGCCGCTGCAAACCACGTTGAAGGTACTTGCCGACTATTCCGGCAATCGCCTTGAACTGGCCCCCACCATCGGCGGCAACGGTGCGTTCCATTACGATTGCGTGCCGTGGGATACGGTATTGAAGGACATTGCGGACAAGTACCGGCTGCAGGTCACCGTGGGGAATGGCACCATCCGCGCCATGCCCCGTTGA
- a CDS encoding VOC family protein, which yields MPAIRFEKIAPIFTVDNVAQAIDFYRKALEFDLAWSWGTPPEVAAICRDEVEITLTQRADAKPAGASHIYLTVSGIDALYARLAQSGICIVVPLADRDYGMRDFRIADASGNEISIGQAIDQA from the coding sequence ATGCCTGCGATCCGGTTCGAAAAAATCGCCCCCATTTTCACCGTCGACAACGTCGCGCAGGCGATCGATTTCTATCGAAAAGCGCTGGAATTCGACTTGGCGTGGTCCTGGGGCACGCCGCCCGAGGTCGCTGCGATATGCCGTGATGAGGTGGAAATCACGCTGACCCAGCGGGCAGATGCCAAACCCGCAGGGGCATCGCATATCTACCTCACGGTTTCCGGCATCGACGCACTTTATGCGCGGCTGGCGCAATCGGGCATTTGCATCGTTGTTCCCCTTGCGGATCGCGATTACGGCATGCGGGATTTCCGGATCGCCGATGCAAGCGGCAATGAAATCAGTATTGGACAAGCCATCGACCAGGCTTGA
- a CDS encoding MAPEG family protein — translation MPHPLILPMAAHVALAATLYVLLTVARAPAIWGIGRRADGSNPWAKVEPRISANLSNQFEWPLLFYVACLLQPNPGSAAFALAWIFVLGRLAHSAVQILTTNVRLRGAVFTVNFLAVLGLWVITLWPMCQR, via the coding sequence ATGCCCCACCCGCTCATCCTGCCGATGGCAGCCCATGTGGCACTGGCCGCAACGCTGTATGTGTTGCTCACCGTGGCAAGGGCGCCCGCGATCTGGGGCATCGGTCGCCGCGCCGATGGCAGCAACCCCTGGGCCAAGGTGGAGCCGCGCATCAGCGCGAATCTCTCGAACCAGTTCGAATGGCCACTGCTGTTTTACGTGGCTTGTCTGCTGCAGCCCAATCCTGGTTCTGCCGCATTCGCCTTGGCGTGGATCTTCGTGCTCGGCCGTCTTGCACACAGCGCGGTGCAGATTTTGACCACCAATGTCCGGCTTCGCGGCGCCGTGTTCACGGTCAATTTCCTCGCCGTACTGGGGTTGTGGGTGATCACCCTCTGGCCGATGTGCCAGCGATAG